Genomic segment of Malania oleifera isolate guangnan ecotype guangnan chromosome 7, ASM2987363v1, whole genome shotgun sequence:
ACAGGAAACAAAACTAACGGTTCATTTTTCAGGTTCCACAATGGCAAGCTCATTTACTATTCTAGCGACATCTAATGagtcggttttttttttttttttttatgttcctTTTAAGAGCAGACTGCTGTGATAAACCGCAGCATCAACCCCACCATCACCCTCCCTCTCTAAAATTCGGGAGGATGCTCACCAAATGGATTCGAGCCCTGAACCTCTCCAAAGGGGCCAAAGCCCGGGTTTATCAGATTGTTTTGAATGTTCTGATTAGATCTGGTGATAGCAAAATGATTAAACTGAATTCCAGGAACTGATACCAAAGCCTGAAAGAGGTGTGTCACTGCTGCGACAGATTTGCATTTCAAACTTCATGCTGTCTGTTACAAGTATTTATATGGGAAATAAAGTAGGGTATAAAGATTTTTTGTTCCGTGGAAATGAAAAATTGTGATGAAGAGCGATAATGGAATTATGGAGATTCATCCTCTCTCAAGAGTATTTTCATTCCCTTGAATAATTTCAAGAACGAGAAAATGGAAAACTATGACCCAAAAATTATTTGAAGCAATGAACCTAGTTTTTCAGCATTTAAGACATCAAACGTTTCAGATGCAAACTCCTGGAAACATCTGAAAATGAAGACTGAATTTTCTTTCCTCTCATCCCCCGGACACCATGCCCCCAAAAAAAACAcaagtaaagaaaagaaaagaaaatctgtCTTGCCCTCTCCATTTTTCCTCTTTTGCTCCCCCTTCGGTGAAGCCTAGACCTTCTCATCGTGCTCAGTAGATTCCAATAGTCCATCTTGTTTCAGTGGTTTGCTGCTTGGGACTGCTTGGATACATCGCTCCCTTCCTCCGGGCTTCGACGAGGCATTGCCGTACCAGATCATTCCCACAACAGCAATTACCATACCTAAAATAACTTGCAAATTAAGACCCTCCTtcccaaagaaaaaaaatcccAAGATCAGGACAAGAACTGTCTTCATGTGGCCAAGAACCTGAAAGGACACCGCTGTAAATCTTCCAATGCAGATGAATTGACTGAGATTGGTCCCAATTGCAATGGTGCAGGACAGAACTATAAATAGCTGCAGAAATCACAGCAGTCCAAATTAGTAATTGATAACAGAGACGAGCAGAATAGGGGTACATCTATGCACATAAACAAGCACATGTCCAGCCTCAAAATTCAGGCGTACCATCCTACCATGTAGCTCCattcaaaaagagagagagagagagagagagagagagaactagaAGAGGGCACGATCTAAATTCTAGCTCTAATCTTTTTACCATGCTGATTTTTTATTGAACCAATAGCATGACAACCCTATGATTTTTTTTCACCATGTCATCAAATCCAAGCAGAACTTAAGTAACAATAATATGGACATTCAATTCCATGCAAGTCAAAAACTCGTGTGCAAGGATGTGAACCCGTCTTGTGCATAGGAGATAGGTacatatgtgtctatgaaatgcATGCCTTGTGCATATATTTTTTCCAAAGATTGCAGTTTACAATTTGTATACGAACCATTGACTCAAAAGAATGGGGGTCCAATTACCTGACCAGAACCAGTAACATGGCACGTGTTCCAGCAGAGTACCCATCATTATTATGTTGGCAAAACTCAAGATATTTACTAGCAGGGCTAAATGGTAGAAGTATGGATGTCCTAATACGTTACAAAACTTTGATTTTTAGCCAATAATCCAATCAGAGAAATAATTGAAACTTTGGTATCAAACTTCTTAATAGGATTATCTATTCTAAATGAATTTTTTAGCATTTGATTCCGTACTACTAAAGGATTGAGTAGCACACTTGAAAGATAGCCTATAAGTCAAAAGGACGATTGGAGAATTGGTTTATATAGACCCTTCCTGATTGAAACCACACATAAAATGACATGGTAATATTTCCATTTATTCATAGCATCCCTTTTGAAGCCAGAATCGATTTTCCTTGATATCTAATGTAATTGCATGAAAGGATCTTTGAACAACCATGAGATGACTTGAAAATCCTTAGTAAAGACTTCGACAAGATGCTTTATTTTTCCATAGAAATATATTCACTCAAGAAGGGTTTCAGAAGATGTTGATCATAAATGAGAAGATTGGTTACGGAGAAAACCGAGGATGGATTTGTATTCACATACATGAGAATTATATAGGAACAAGAACAATCGTTGATTCCTTTTTGAAAGGATGGCAATtgatttttttggagaaataataCTGTTCCAATTACGATACTTGTGGAGAAAAAATCATAAGAAATGCAAAGAAGAGGTATCGTTCACCTAGTAGAGAAGAATTTGAACCAAGATTTCCAAATGAACGTGATAGGATATTAGTATACTTGGCATATAATTTAAATGGGATAATTTGTCCTCTAAAAAAGGAAATATTGAATGAATTGATAGTAAATCATGAGattttgctattttttttccCTACTAGGGGGGAagatacttttttttttggtttggtaaaagagggcagcacctcctaactttattagaaaacccctcacttatggcggaggaataccgtggttcaaatcttgagactttgggacaacaaaagcaaactccaagaccctagaactaacttaaccaacataaaccaaaccaaaattccAATATGATTGTGAatgcttctaatattgtcaaTATCATTTGAgaatacaaattttttttgtgCCCAAAAAAAGGATTTTGGTTCGAATCATTATCGAAAATAAGCAAATGCTTCTGTTGATACTTTCGAATAATTAAATGTTTCACAATTAGTGAACTAAATTCATTTAGATATGCCTGCGACAAGGAGGATAAATCACAGAAAATATGTGAATTCTTATTGCTAATATTATAAAGTGATTTTTTTATAGTTGAAATAAAGTGAATTGTAGTTTGGTTTGTTCTATCAATTTTTTCTTGATTTGCCTCAttattgtaaatatatattttttttaaaatttgtttcaaaaaaaaGTTGTGCACTGAAACTGAGAATGTTAATGATGCATAAAAGGATGTCTATGTATAGCTTttcaataaaaatttataaaataatgtgACTTATGAGTTTTTACAAGCTTTGAAAAAGTGGAATACATCAATATGCTAGTCTTCAAAATCAGATCcagaaagaaaaattaatttttatttttcctagGTTCTCCCAAAGATCAATAAAAAACAAATTAGATCTCATATCATGATAGAATCAGAATTAACAGTAGCAGAACTAGAAAGAATATTAAAACTGAAAATACAACCTTCTAGCTTGTAATTTCTAAAGTCAATGAGGTTCCATTTACAGAGCTGTTAAAAGCTTTAATAGGTTCATATTAACCCTAGGTTAGATGGTTTGTAAGTAAGTAAATCTCTTTCCTGTTGACTTCAGGAATACTTTGAGAGAACACCTTGGGACTGGCTTTGTATCTCCCACAGATGGAGACTTTCTACAATCTTCTTCATATAGTCTTGCAGAAGAAAGCACATTAACCAGTTTTCTACTGAAACCAGGATGATCTCGACATGTCTAAAAACATTCATCTACTTTTAATATCGTTATTATCCAACACTATTTCGCTCTTGTAAAAGGTTCATCTACTTCTAATGTATAGCTTTGCTTTCGTAGAactaatttatattatttaaaaaaaaaatcaaaatacacATTTCTATGTGTACAATACCTCGTCTTCACATTTCCCTACGAAACACAATTTGGGTCTTTTCACTTCAAATGAAATAACAATTTCTTTTCAAGGCTAAACAACGAAATGGAACTTAAGAAAGCAAAATCAAGGAAAGAAGagtaaaaaatgaagaaaacagGCCCCTGCTCCCTGGTTTTGGGGATCATTTAGTAAAATTAAGATCAAGTGAATTTGCGAACCAGTTTCTGATTGACTAAGAGAGCCACTAAGTTAGAGAATAACATAGTAGACTGAGATTTGCAGCAGCGgagttgcaaaaaaaaaaaaagggaaattaaACAACAAATTTATAACCTTTTAAGCAAAAACTTTATAACTTTTCTTTATTTCCTATTTGCAAGCATTAATTGAAGGCTGAAAAAGACGTGGAAGAGCATCTTTAATGTTAgtatagatttttttttaccaaatttgaATGCCATATGCAAATCGCAAATCTATTTATTTATCCACAAAATCATGCATGGACAACAGAGGGAGAGGACAGAAGAGGCAAGAGAGCAAAAGGATAACTAATTatatactatttattttaaataaactatttaactaaaatttaaaaacaaaaatatttatgTCCTTTGATTTACATTAAGTGTGCAATTACTATTTCAACTACTACTGTCTAAAGcataaaaaatatgtaaaaaaggaaatatatatataaaagaggaAAGCTCCTTTTACATTTTAGAAAGCCATGGAGCAAGCAAGGTACGGAGCTGCAGAAGATGTGAAAGGGCCTAGATTGTTTGGCACTTTTCATCAAATTTGGGTGCCATTTGCAAATTGCAAGCATATTTATCCACACACGCATGCATgggtgagagagagaggaggTAGGAGAGCAAAAggataattatttatattaacttctatttttcttttaaataagcCCAtttaaccatggtattcctccgccaaaagtgaggggttatcaataaataaatggaggtgccgcccttctttaaaaaaaaaaaaaaaacatttatgtACATTTGTTTATTGAGTGTACAATTACAATTTCATCTTGGATTGTCAATTGTCAAAACacaaaagtataaaaaaaaaaaattaaaaagcaaAAAGTTATTAAAGAAAGCCCTTTCTGACACTCTAGACAGTGAAGGAGCAAGCATGGTGAATTAAAGAGGTGGGAGAGTAAAATAAAAGTAGAAGTTAGGGAGCTAATACTTGATTCAAATCCCGTTCTTAAGGTGGAGAAAGTAGATGAAACAGGTTAAGCAGGAGGAGGAAAAGGAGGATATGTCATCATCACTGCTCCTAGGACTGCCGCCACAGGAAACCACCGATATTGCTCATGGCAACAGTATGACCTTTTCAGCAACAGAATGAATTTCTCTTTCAGAAAGATATGTATTGACAAAATTGCCAAAGATATGACTCAAAGCTAGGCAAAAACAATGATATTATCATGAAACGAAAGCCTTGAGATATGTTCTTGAGATCTCAAGCTCAAGATTTTCAAAACtatgaggttttttttttcagttttttttcaGTCTTCTTCATTTATCTCAAAGGTGCTAGACATTTGCAATAAGGTTTAATTCTATTTTCCTGGTAACCAGGCGTAAATATACAAAAACTGCTGaagaaaaattttagtttatttttcacTTTGACTAAATTCTCTTTGTTTTGGAAACACACTTAGACCAATTATGTAACTTCTACATTTATGACGAGTATTTGTTACTCATAAAATTCTCCTTCATATTTCAGCTACAATTGATTTCAGCACCACAATTATCCTATGCTGGCCAATGGTTGGCAATGAAAGTCTAAATGTACCAAttcatcaatagtaccttcagcTCCCTGATCAACATTCTAATTGCTTCTTTTGATGGTTAAAAATGCTGACTGAACTAATTGTGAATCAAGGTTGATTTGAGTTTAAGATGTGAGTAAGAAAAAGGATTTCACAGTAGATGCATTTGTGCACATACTAACAGCaactcaaaatatattttttgtacCTTATAGTGTGTTGTATGACATCAATATAAATGATGGAGCATTAAATATTTActcaaaacaaaaatgaaaatacatTTGGATCAGGCAAGCCTTTAAATGCATGcaactaaacatgaaaatgtgTTGATGTGCATGTACATGAAAAATTATAAAGGGATGATAAGTCATTTGAACTGTTCTACAAAAGGAAACCAACTTTTCACTTATTTTAATGCATGTACGTAAAGATGCAGTTGCCACATAAGTAATGGTATCATTAGGACTTCATAAGGCTTTGATTCAACACTTACCGAAGATGTTAAGCTATAGTGGTAGGCATCAACTCTATTACTTGTCAACCAATAGTCCATAAAGGGCCCTAACAACAGCAAAGATGCAGCCTGTGCCGGAGCAGTGTGCCCCAACAAGTTGAAAGATCCTAGTGAATACTTTCGTTGAAGAAAATGAACGTACTGCAGATACGTTAGAAAAGTTGAATCATAAAACCATAGATATCTGTAACTTGTAATAGAAAAATGATaatagatattaaaaaaaattcataatagAATTTCATGAACAACATTGCTGAATTGAGAGGGGTGATTCTCAAACCATAGACCTTCTAGATAAGACAAATCAAACAGACTCTTGTCAAAAATCAAAATGATTATAGGactattttaaaaatccaatttgCATCCTACTCTTTCACTAGCTAATATAGTGAGATTTAACTCCTATGTTTACCCAACTGATTAAATAACTTAATCCATCAATAAAAATAGTCCTGACATCAATATCATAAAATGTTTAAATTGTCATTTAGTTTAAAAACAGTTGGACAGTCTATTAGTTCATGAATGGAAAAGAATTGTCTATATGAAGAtagtagaagaaaaaaaataataatcatttcgtatttattcttctttctcaGAAAATCTTATAGTAATTAACTTAGTCACTGATGGGGGGATGCTCTAGATCAGAATTGTGGGGAATAATCCTTATATAATGAATAATTAAGAATGACAAAGATTTTGAGGTGAATTGATGcgtgagggggggggggtgtggaaTGGGGCAGCCTACCGAGGTAAATTTAGGTGCCCAATTTATTTATAagtgcatgcacacacatgcatatcTAATGCTATAGTGTCCCTATTAATAATTTAACCTAAGTACTGAAATCTCAATCTAAGATCACAGTTCAATGACTTACATACTGCTGGAGAGAAGTGCTCCAAACTGCCACAACTGCAGCAATGAAACCTTTGGCATTGACACTCACATCAGTAACAGTACAGACTGCAACACCCATCAAAACTAAAATTATGCTAAGTTTGGTATCTGTAGAGTACCGCATCTTGTCCAAGACAACTTCCAGGAAACAAGATACTGGAATCATACTCAACTTTGCAATCTGAAAGAAACATTAAAAAGGTGAGCAAATATTTTAACTTCAAATGTCTACATGACAAAAATAGAACAAAAATGTCAGTAATCCACATGAACTAACCTGATAGAACCCAACAGAGTTCCACATCAAACTCACATTCATCCCGACAATAGAGAAGTTTCCaaaaaaaacaattttaagaAGATCAAAAAATGGTAGATGAGAATCCTGGATATATCCCAGCCACTTAAGAACAGCAGTCATCAAGGTTGTTGTAGCAAAATGCAGACCAGTCAAAGTTGTAGCTGCAGAATAAGATGATCGTAAAACGGAATGTCAGGAAGGCCACATAAAGCCATTTCTAAGATAGTAAATGTACAGCAGAATACAATATATCTGCTTCAAAAAGAGTTACTTGTCTGTGTTTGGCCCTGTCCATATTTTGaaggaaaattaaataaacaaatattttaACATGAATTCATTGAATCTATTGATTAATTACATTTTGCGGGAGCAGAACCTAAACAAATGACAACAAAAAATTCACCAACTCAGCAATCTAAGACAGAGATATGCAAAGGAAGTTGAGCACCCCAAAAAAGCCAAAATGAGAACATAACCCTGTACCATGGGGTAATAAcccattaattttattttttttttaaatctccagTTTTACTATTTTCAGTTGCTCCACTGATGGATCAAATAAAGATTTTTCCAAAACAGGCCAACACCTCTACTGTCATGGGGCCAGCCTCCAACCCAAAAGAACACCTTGCACTATACCAGGAGCTTTCCCCACTCTATTTGATATGGGGCATCATAACAGTTTTCTCGCCCAGAACTGTGACACCTTCGGTGCAGTTGGACCATCCTGCCGATATCTACCTGTGTGCTCATGTTTTAGAACATGATGCAGCATTGGGCTGTGAAAGCTGCTTTCCTGAGCTGAACACAACAGTTCCAGCAGCAATACAAACAGAGAAATAGCCAAAGAATGCTAGGAAATTGAAGAAGCAACAGAAAAAAGATTCtctaggattttttattttattttattaaatgagTCCATAGGGTTTATGTTCACAAAAGGGAACTAATGTCAGACAATTTATTGCTAAATTCTGAGAAAGAAATGAAACTACAGCTGTTAGGAGAGGGTGTCACACTATGTTACAGAAAACCCTCTTATCTGTGAACTCATATCACTGCAGCACACAGCTCTCCTGTTTAAGGCACCTGCCACCTTGTCTGGTTCGCCAATCTTATATTAGATAAGCAAACCAGTTGGCATGACGTGAATTAAGAGTTTCTGAGATTTTAAGATTGCAAGTCTGCAATGCTTCATGATCTGAGTATATGACAAATTCCCTGTATGCTAAGGGGCTCCGAGTGCCAACTAGCTTAACAAGGCATAGAATTCTAATTCATTGGGTGAATGATGAAGCTTCATAACTTTTCACTGAAAAATGCCACAGGCTTCTCTCCTCTTGGATGAGGATAGCCCTATTCCCACATGTGAAGCATCACATTCTATGGTTAAGAGCTTCTCAAAATCTCATAAGGTGACAGGGACTTTTATCAGTATTTTTTTATCTTCTCAAAAGACCTAGTGTGCTGCTTTTGCCATTCAAGAGTATCTTTCCCCATGCAATTTGTAATTGAAGGCATAAGGGAACTCAAATTCTGTATGGACCTCCTATAAAAGGAGGCCCCTCCATGAAAATTGTGAACAACCCCTATGGATGCTCACTTTTTGATTGCCCAAACTTTCTTAGtgttagggtgtggctcgtaATGGAGTCGACAGCCGCACCACCCAGCCGAAATTGTTGAAATGGAGACCTGCAGTAAATAGAGACCTGCAGCCCTCCACCTACTCTGCCTACAATGTTGAAATTCAGCCACTTACTATTGACTTCCACCtccatccatgtatatatatatgtgtgtatgtggtGAGTTGCAGAGTGTACTGCAGTAGTTGTGAGTGCAGAGCTGCATGCGTGTGTGCAGAGAGTGAGGGACAGAGAGTTgtgttgtgagagagagagagagagagtgagagttgagtTGGGCAGGTGCTCCTCCCCCTCCTTGTAATTCTCCCAATTTATAGTGAAGTTGTGTGTGCTCCATAGACGTAGATTACGTTggatcgaaccacgtaaatctcgGGTTGCATTGTGGTTGTGTATTTTGCTCATGTGCAATTGTTTCTCATAGATCCACCCCCAACAATCGGTATCACAGCAAGGTTGGAGCAAAATCGTCAGACCGGAGAAAACTTCCCAGATTGGAGCCTCTGTCTAGTAGCTCAAAACTCAGTTTTGAGGCCACCAACATGTTCCTCTCGTCGAGACGAAGTCAACGGTGGTAACCGGAGCTCAGACGAGGCCGCATGCGCCTCAACGCACCACCGATGGCCAGGCGACGCCCCCACGCGCCCCTATGCGCCAGTAGGTGATCGGCAGGTGGGCTCACACGCCAGGAGGTGATCGGAAGGTGGGATCACGCGCTCCCACTCGCCGGCGAGTGTATGGAGGCTGAAGACGCTGACGTCCGCGTGATGTCAACTCGCCACGTCAGCCGAGATCCGCGACACGTCAACATTCGGAGACCCAGTGCCACGTCAACTACCACGTCAgcatatgggccccacacaaccACACCAGCAGGGCACGTCAGCAAATGGGCCcatagtgccacgtcagcagacgGTGTCAAGTAACGGCGTCAGTGATAGTTAACAGCGTCAGGTACATTCAGTTAATGGAGggaatattccgttaagtttAACAGAGAGTTGACTGGAGTTTGACCATTTTGACCAGAAGTTCGACTGGGCTTTTTAAAGCCATTTTGAGCCGATTTTTCGAATGAATTGAACCATTTCTACGGTTTTCGGCCGTTCCGAAGCCATTGGCAATGTCCGTTTTGTGAGATTCGAAGCAGAATGACAAGTGTTGGCACTTCAaaatttgaggtggagaaatttgatgcgTGGAACAACTTTAGCTTGTGGCAAAGCACaatgaaggatattttggttCAACAAGGCTTGATCAAGCCATTGATCGGGAAGAAGCCAGATGACATCAAAGATGATGTTTGGACCGATTTGGAGATGAAGACGGTTAGCACGATCCGATTGTGTCCAGCAAATGAAGTCAAATATTCCGTGTTAGACGAAACCTCACCGATGGAGCTCTGGAAGAAATTGGAGCAAAAGTATATGTTGAAGTCCCTTactaataagttgtttctgaag
This window contains:
- the LOC131160502 gene encoding UDP-rhamnose/UDP-galactose transporter 6 isoform X1; the encoded protein is MKMSPASKVDKGAVDVACWTFNVVTSVGIIMVNKALMATYGFGFATTLTGLHFATTTLMTAVLKWLGYIQDSHLPFFDLLKIVFFGNFSIVGMNVSLMWNSVGFYQIAKLSMIPVSCFLEVVLDKMRYSTDTKLSIILVLMGVAVCTVTDVSVNAKGFIAAVVAVWSTSLQQYYVHFLQRKYSLGSFNLLGHTAPAQAASLLLLGPFMDYWLTSNRVDAYHYSLTSSLFIVLSCTIAIGTNLSQFICIGRFTAVSFQVLGHMKTVLVLILGFFFFGKEGLNLQVILGMVIAVVGMIWYGNASSKPGGRERCIQAVPSSKPLKQDGLLESTEHDEKV
- the LOC131160502 gene encoding UDP-rhamnose/UDP-galactose transporter 4 isoform X2, producing the protein MDSWLLGAITGSNAIGASATTLTGLHFATTTLMTAVLKWLGYIQDSHLPFFDLLKIVFFGNFSIVGMNVSLMWNSVGFYQIAKLSMIPVSCFLEVVLDKMRYSTDTKLSIILVLMGVAVCTVTDVSVNAKGFIAAVVAVWSTSLQQYYVHFLQRKYSLGSFNLLGHTAPAQAASLLLLGPFMDYWLTSNRVDAYHYSLTSSLFIVLSCTIAIGTNLSQFICIGRFTAVSFQVLGHMKTVLVLILGFFFFGKEGLNLQVILGMVIAVVGMIWYGNASSKPGGRERCIQAVPSSKPLKQDGLLESTEHDEKV
- the LOC131160502 gene encoding UDP-rhamnose/UDP-galactose transporter 5 isoform X3 — encoded protein: MKMSPASKVDKGAVDVACWTFNVVTSVGIIMVNKALMATYGFGFATTLTGLHFATTTLMTAVLKWLGYIQDSHLPFFDLLKIVFFGNFSIVGMNVSLMWNSVGFYQIAKLSMIPVSCFLEVVLDKMRYSTDTKLSIILVLMGVAVCTVTDVSVNAKGFIAAVVAVWSTSLQQYLFIVLSCTIAIGTNLSQFICIGRFTAVSFQVLGHMKTVLVLILGFFFFGKEGLNLQVILGMVIAVVGMIWYGNASSKPGGRERCIQAVPSSKPLKQDGLLESTEHDEKV